In one window of Fictibacillus phosphorivorans DNA:
- the serC gene encoding phosphoserine transaminase yields the protein MKRIYFQAGPTTLPKEVMQQAKEEWDDFLGTGLNIMEHSHRGSEYEGIHNQAKTRMKRLLDIPDTHEVLFLQGGASLQFAMIPMNLIQSGKTAKYILTGSWSEKAYKEAQKIGSCEAVVTGKDSEYRALPEMNYVSSENDAYLHITSNNTIYGTQWPDLHAFKHPNLVADMSSDIMSRPLSIKDYGLIYAGAQKNLGPSGVTAVIIRKDLLQENKSVPSILSYCVHAKNNSLYNTPPVYSIYLLNLVLGWIEKSGGVVEMEKRNHNKAQVIYDAIDQSNGFYNGYATPESRSNMNITFTLESDALEKQFIKESEENGIYGLKGHRSVGGFRASIYNAVPQESCDSLAQFMKHFQEKYGK from the coding sequence ATGAAGCGCATCTATTTTCAAGCCGGACCTACAACATTGCCTAAAGAGGTCATGCAGCAAGCGAAAGAAGAATGGGATGATTTCTTAGGTACTGGGTTAAATATTATGGAGCATAGCCACAGGGGTTCTGAATATGAAGGCATCCATAACCAAGCGAAAACACGCATGAAACGTTTGCTCGATATCCCAGATACACATGAAGTATTGTTCTTACAAGGTGGAGCAAGTCTACAGTTCGCTATGATTCCCATGAATCTAATTCAAAGTGGAAAAACTGCAAAATACATACTCACTGGGTCATGGTCTGAAAAGGCATATAAAGAAGCTCAGAAAATCGGATCGTGTGAAGCCGTCGTTACAGGAAAAGACTCTGAGTATCGTGCCCTCCCAGAGATGAATTATGTTTCTAGCGAAAATGACGCTTATCTGCATATCACCTCAAACAACACGATCTATGGCACACAGTGGCCAGACTTACATGCATTCAAACATCCAAACCTTGTTGCGGACATGTCGAGTGATATTATGAGCCGGCCCCTATCCATTAAAGATTATGGATTAATCTATGCGGGTGCTCAAAAAAACCTAGGTCCTTCGGGAGTAACCGCCGTTATCATACGTAAAGATCTGCTACAAGAAAACAAATCGGTTCCATCCATCTTGTCGTATTGTGTTCATGCCAAAAATAATTCTCTTTATAACACCCCTCCTGTATACTCCATCTATTTACTAAACCTTGTACTAGGATGGATAGAAAAGTCTGGTGGTGTCGTCGAAATGGAAAAGAGAAATCACAATAAAGCACAAGTGATCTACGACGCGATCGATCAAAGCAACGGATTCTACAATGGATATGCGACACCTGAATCACGTTCGAACATGAATATTACATTTACGCTTGAAAGTGATGCGCTAGAAAAACAGTTCATTAAAGAAAGCGAAGAGAATGGAATTTATGGTTTAAAAGGTCATCGGTCAGTCGGAGGATTTAGAGCTTCGATCTATAATGCTGTTCCTCAAGAATCGTGTGATAGCCTGGCACAATTCATGAAGCATTTTCAGGAAAAATACGGAAAGTAG
- a CDS encoding HTH-type transcriptional regulator Hpr — translation MNKDQLYSFQEAMIYSHKLSQISKALWKSVEKDWQNWIKDYGLNINEHHILWIAHHLEGASISDIAKFGVMHVSTAFNFSKKLEEQGYLTFSKKEDDKRNTYICLTPKGEELLLQTLNTYDPSKFGVFSASMPIKELFGRFPEFPELMSIIRNLYGDDFMSIFNKLEEKIEASLDDQPASPVIAAEEIASSHS, via the coding sequence ATGAACAAAGATCAATTATATAGTTTTCAAGAAGCCATGATCTATAGTCACAAACTTTCACAGATCAGTAAAGCTTTATGGAAAAGTGTAGAAAAAGACTGGCAAAATTGGATTAAGGATTATGGTTTAAACATCAACGAACACCATATTCTATGGATTGCTCATCATCTTGAGGGTGCATCAATCTCTGATATTGCAAAGTTTGGCGTAATGCATGTATCCACTGCTTTTAACTTTTCGAAAAAGCTTGAAGAACAAGGCTATCTAACATTTTCTAAAAAAGAAGATGATAAGCGAAATACATATATTTGTCTAACACCCAAAGGTGAAGAGCTTTTACTTCAAACATTGAATACGTATGATCCTTCAAAGTTTGGTGTTTTCAGTGCTTCTATGCCAATTAAAGAGTTATTTGGAAGATTTCCAGAGTTTCCGGAATTGATGTCAATCATCCGCAATCTTTATGGCGATGACTTTATGTCAATCTTCAATAAACTCGAAGAAAAGATCGAAGCATCATTAGATGATCAGCCTGCATCACCCGTGATAGCTGCTGAGGAAATTGCCTCTTCTCATTCGTAA
- a CDS encoding sporulation YhaL family protein has protein sequence MKGYAALFFGAILIAAFVLKEYSAGVGNFFTMTPWWVYFVLCGIIYSGYRIVTLFQEDREIEQRVIEEEGRVYMERIERAKAQESAQPSAEDDDAEDLVAAAGDEDHYHDDSNQNRL, from the coding sequence ATGAAAGGATACGCTGCTTTATTTTTCGGTGCTATACTCATAGCTGCATTTGTGTTAAAAGAATATTCAGCTGGAGTGGGCAACTTCTTTACTATGACTCCATGGTGGGTGTATTTCGTGCTTTGCGGCATTATCTATAGCGGTTATCGAATCGTTACATTGTTCCAAGAAGATCGAGAAATTGAACAAAGAGTGATTGAAGAAGAAGGCAGAGTATATATGGAGCGTATCGAGAGAGCGAAGGCTCAGGAATCAGCTCAACCTTCCGCTGAAGATGACGATGCAGAGGATTTAGTTGCAGCAGCAGGGGATGAAGATCATTACCATGATGACTCAAATCAAAATCGTCTGTAG
- a CDS encoding HIT family protein, which produces MSHDSNCIFCKIVAGEIPSYKVYEDENVLAFLDISQVTKGHTLIIPKEHSTDIFELPAETAAKLYSVVPKIASGIKQTFNPIGLNILNNNGEAAGQSVFHYHMHFIPRYGQGDGFGAVWKTQDTPADKMTEIAQHIKENVKN; this is translated from the coding sequence TTGTCCCACGATTCAAACTGCATTTTTTGTAAAATTGTTGCGGGAGAAATTCCATCCTACAAAGTGTATGAAGACGAAAACGTTCTAGCTTTCTTAGACATCAGTCAGGTAACAAAAGGACATACGCTGATCATTCCTAAAGAGCACTCCACAGATATTTTTGAACTGCCTGCAGAAACAGCAGCGAAGCTTTATTCTGTCGTGCCTAAAATTGCCTCTGGAATTAAACAAACGTTTAACCCGATCGGTCTGAACATCTTAAACAACAACGGTGAAGCAGCTGGACAATCTGTTTTCCATTACCACATGCACTTCATTCCACGTTACGGACAAGGTGACGGTTTTGGAGCAGTCTGGAAAACACAGGATACCCCTGCAGACAAAATGACTGAGATCGCTCAACATATTAAAGAGAACGTTAAAAACTAA
- a CDS encoding YjcZ family sporulation protein — MGYGYGHGGGLALILVLFILLIIIGACYCY, encoded by the coding sequence ATGGGTTATGGTTACGGTCATGGGGGAGGATTAGCACTAATCTTAGTTCTTTTTATCCTTCTCATCATTATTGGAGCTTGTTACTGCTATTGA
- a CDS encoding ABC transporter permease, whose product MIDVKKLWTKRRNAHVTQTLKYFSLMGNSGLIVSLILLIVIGSVYYAKLLRALPENFPAVFILTILFSVWLTKSPIRTLLKEGDLVFLLPVESGMKQYFSKAISSATATGAFSTLFLFTLFWPIVQFFIHDGWKMYVTFGFLLIAAKVFNIYVSWEERRLPYKSHQTNYKILRFIVNFVYAYLLFNEAYLFLIAIFAVMYVLKNFVFGVFKKQHGYQWEMLLAEEQSLKMKGYRFVNYFTDVPALKQTVHKRPWLNSLASFSFKKKNALSALYMKTFVRSGDYLGLYVRLILIGFLFIYLIPAGWWQLIVVFLFFQMFALQLFTLYTQYRWNVVFMIYPIKQEIRIKAFQNWLKYLLIIQGALYGLFYGFLSGDWLIAILMPVVAILYSIVRLPSMTKKHITLTS is encoded by the coding sequence ATGATCGATGTAAAAAAATTATGGACAAAACGACGCAATGCTCACGTTACCCAGACACTGAAATATTTTAGTTTAATGGGAAACAGCGGACTAATTGTTTCCTTAATTTTGCTCATTGTCATCGGAAGTGTTTATTACGCTAAGCTTCTTCGAGCACTTCCAGAGAATTTTCCTGCCGTCTTTATATTAACGATCCTATTTTCTGTTTGGTTGACCAAAAGTCCGATTCGTACATTGCTAAAAGAAGGAGATCTCGTTTTTCTACTCCCTGTAGAATCAGGAATGAAACAATATTTCTCAAAAGCGATCTCGTCTGCAACGGCAACTGGCGCTTTTTCGACTCTATTCCTATTTACGTTGTTTTGGCCGATCGTCCAATTCTTTATCCATGATGGATGGAAGATGTATGTCACGTTTGGATTCCTTTTGATCGCAGCAAAAGTATTTAACATCTACGTGTCATGGGAAGAAAGAAGGTTACCTTACAAAAGTCATCAAACGAACTATAAAATCTTAAGGTTCATTGTAAACTTTGTGTATGCCTATCTTCTATTTAATGAAGCTTATCTCTTCTTAATCGCTATTTTTGCGGTCATGTACGTGTTAAAGAACTTTGTTTTCGGTGTTTTTAAGAAACAGCATGGCTATCAGTGGGAAATGTTATTAGCGGAAGAACAGTCTTTAAAAATGAAGGGATACAGATTCGTCAATTACTTTACAGATGTCCCAGCTTTAAAACAGACCGTACATAAGCGACCGTGGCTAAACAGCTTAGCCAGTTTCTCATTTAAAAAGAAGAATGCACTTTCTGCTCTATATATGAAGACCTTTGTGCGTTCTGGTGATTACTTGGGTTTATATGTACGATTAATTTTAATTGGTTTTTTGTTCATTTATTTAATTCCTGCAGGATGGTGGCAGTTGATCGTCGTATTCTTGTTCTTTCAAATGTTTGCCCTGCAATTATTTACCCTTTACACCCAGTATAGATGGAATGTTGTATTCATGATCTATCCGATCAAACAAGAAATAAGAATAAAAGCCTTTCAAAATTGGCTGAAATATTTACTGATCATACAAGGAGCACTCTATGGCCTATTCTATGGGTTCCTTTCTGGAGACTGGCTGATCGCGATTCTAATGCCTGTCGTAGCAATCCTATACAGTATAGTTCGACTTCCTAGTATGACGAAAAAACACATTACGTTGACTTCCTAG
- a CDS encoding YpmS family protein: MNKWRMAFFTLLLLFLIIPIAIAVMLFSDPSGGRLDRSSLDTDIRDNQKLLSIHTEKEQVEDLLNKELRKKAPDVNVYVNLRNDEAVLNGSFIAFDQELPYQVTFEPEVLDNGDLLLKEKDMQVGRFPLPGDEVFTLIKKTVQFPEWVDVYPKDESILMRVTEMPTKKGYAVKAEEFDLKKNSIKLGVYTKN, encoded by the coding sequence ATGAATAAATGGAGAATGGCCTTTTTTACACTATTGCTTCTATTTTTAATCATACCGATTGCTATAGCCGTTATGCTTTTTAGTGATCCTTCTGGTGGCCGTTTAGATCGTAGTTCACTAGATACAGATATTCGAGACAATCAAAAGCTCTTAAGCATACATACAGAAAAAGAACAGGTGGAAGATCTGTTAAATAAAGAACTCCGCAAAAAAGCGCCAGATGTGAACGTCTATGTTAATTTGCGCAATGATGAAGCCGTGCTTAACGGATCATTTATAGCGTTTGATCAAGAGCTTCCCTATCAAGTTACATTTGAGCCGGAAGTTCTTGATAACGGAGATTTGCTATTGAAGGAAAAGGATATGCAGGTGGGGCGTTTCCCGTTGCCAGGTGACGAAGTATTTACGCTGATCAAAAAGACTGTTCAGTTTCCTGAATGGGTGGATGTCTATCCGAAAGATGAGAGCATTTTGATGAGAGTGACAGAAATGCCAACAAAGAAAGGCTATGCAGTCAAAGCGGAAGAATTTGATTTAAAGAAGAATTCTATTAAATTGGGAGTCTATACGAAAAACTAA
- a CDS encoding PCYCGC domain-containing protein, protein MKKRQLILTMTIGVSFLISGCGNTSEDEHKNDQEGSSAKQEASHEGHENHLPNGDIQELTASMDVMPGFLDKQPEEIAAIYAEVPKYKELLESMPCFCGCGESAGHKDNYDCFVSENKEDGKIVWDDHGTKCGTCLEIAAISMSASADGKTPVEIRNMIDEKYKEGYAEPTPTPMPAS, encoded by the coding sequence GTGAAAAAAAGACAACTTATTTTAACAATGACAATTGGTGTTAGCTTCCTCATCTCAGGGTGTGGGAATACATCAGAAGACGAGCATAAAAATGACCAAGAGGGTTCAAGCGCTAAACAGGAAGCTTCTCATGAAGGACATGAGAATCATCTGCCGAACGGTGATATTCAAGAACTTACTGCTTCAATGGATGTAATGCCAGGATTTCTAGATAAGCAACCCGAAGAGATCGCTGCTATTTATGCTGAAGTTCCTAAATATAAAGAACTGCTAGAATCAATGCCTTGTTTTTGTGGATGTGGTGAATCTGCGGGTCATAAAGACAACTATGATTGCTTCGTCTCCGAAAACAAAGAAGATGGAAAAATCGTATGGGATGATCATGGCACAAAATGTGGTACGTGTTTAGAGATCGCCGCGATCAGCATGAGCGCTTCTGCTGATGGGAAAACACCGGTGGAGATCAGAAACATGATCGATGAGAAATACAAAGAAGGATATGCAGAACCTACACCAACACCCATGCCTGCCTCATAA
- a CDS encoding DUF1878 family protein, producing the protein METVEERLERLEFYNQLTIESVDLTAYPFFRLVMEKKLTEQEVNNVFLLCDELQRKYEMQSEEGFVHYTPLLLHFAGMLTPKLSPRETIAALLQQEKYISLMEKLYELSVRYE; encoded by the coding sequence ATGGAAACGGTGGAAGAACGACTAGAACGACTAGAATTTTATAATCAGCTAACGATTGAGAGTGTCGATCTTACAGCGTATCCGTTTTTTAGACTGGTCATGGAAAAAAAGCTCACCGAGCAAGAAGTGAATAACGTCTTCCTTCTTTGCGATGAGCTTCAACGAAAATATGAAATGCAGAGTGAAGAAGGCTTTGTGCATTACACACCGCTGTTGTTGCATTTTGCAGGCATGTTAACACCAAAGCTTTCACCGAGAGAAACGATTGCTGCTTTGCTTCAACAAGAAAAATACATCTCTTTGATGGAGAAGCTTTATGAATTATCTGTACGTTACGAATGA
- a CDS encoding tryptophan transporter, translating into MNTNTKSLALTSVLIALGYVFHTVVPPLFFGMKPDLLLVMMFLAIMLSPTKQNVIIASMAAGVISALTTGMAGGQIANIVEKPITAFIFLAMFLLAKKVKVNAISAVLLTVVGTIISGTLFLMVAMLVAGLPGSLFSFIGMIVVPTSIVSGLIMFFIYPIAERLSKRSNIVA; encoded by the coding sequence ATGAATACGAATACTAAATCATTAGCTTTAACATCCGTACTTATTGCGTTAGGATATGTGTTTCACACTGTTGTACCACCTTTATTCTTTGGAATGAAGCCTGACCTATTACTCGTAATGATGTTTTTAGCCATTATGTTATCACCTACAAAACAAAACGTGATTATCGCAAGTATGGCAGCTGGTGTCATTTCTGCACTAACAACAGGTATGGCCGGTGGACAGATCGCCAATATTGTGGAGAAACCAATAACAGCTTTTATTTTTCTAGCAATGTTCTTATTAGCTAAAAAAGTAAAAGTAAATGCGATAAGCGCTGTTCTACTAACGGTAGTTGGAACGATTATCAGTGGTACACTATTCTTGATGGTCGCCATGCTCGTAGCAGGATTACCTGGTTCATTATTTAGCTTTATTGGAATGATTGTAGTTCCAACAAGCATTGTTAGTGGCTTAATCATGTTCTTTATCTACCCGATCGCAGAACGATTATCTAAACGATCGAACATAGTTGCATAA
- a CDS encoding YjcZ family sporulation protein, producing MGYGGYGHGKGFALIVVLFILLIIVGAACFC from the coding sequence ATGGGTTACGGTGGATACGGGCATGGAAAAGGCTTCGCATTGATTGTTGTGTTGTTTATTCTTTTGATTATCGTAGGTGCTGCATGTTTCTGCTAA
- a CDS encoding peptidylprolyl isomerase translates to MKKWMLSIGLTAGLISLSACNNAGGADSEAIVESKAGDITKEQFYNKMKEQYGDQVLNQMIDEMVLEDKYKVTDKEIEKETDKIKEELGGEDAFKQALEQNGLSDEKQLKERIKSMLLNEKAATEGVKISEAEMKKTFEEKYKTEVKASHILVDDEKTAKEVQKKLNEGGDFAKLAEEYSKDPGSKSKGGDLGFFGKGAMVPEFDKVAFTLEKGKTSDLVKSEYGYHIIKVTDKRENKFEDKKEQIEQELKQQKAKPITEILEKLKKKADVQVKDKKLKEQMEKKAEQPQMPQMPQQ, encoded by the coding sequence ATGAAAAAATGGATGTTATCAATTGGACTCACAGCGGGACTAATTTCATTATCCGCTTGTAATAATGCTGGTGGTGCTGATTCAGAAGCCATCGTAGAATCTAAAGCAGGAGATATTACGAAAGAGCAATTCTACAATAAGATGAAGGAACAGTACGGGGATCAAGTTCTTAATCAAATGATCGACGAAATGGTGCTTGAAGATAAATATAAAGTAACAGACAAAGAGATTGAGAAAGAAACAGATAAGATCAAAGAAGAACTTGGTGGCGAGGATGCTTTCAAACAAGCGCTTGAGCAAAACGGATTATCTGACGAAAAACAGCTAAAAGAACGCATCAAATCTATGCTCTTAAATGAAAAAGCAGCAACAGAAGGCGTTAAGATTTCTGAAGCTGAAATGAAGAAAACATTTGAAGAAAAGTACAAAACAGAAGTTAAAGCAAGCCACATTCTTGTAGATGATGAGAAGACAGCAAAAGAAGTTCAAAAGAAATTGAACGAAGGTGGAGACTTTGCTAAATTAGCAGAAGAATACTCTAAAGACCCTGGTTCGAAATCAAAAGGTGGAGACCTTGGCTTCTTCGGTAAAGGCGCAATGGTTCCTGAGTTCGATAAAGTTGCTTTTACCCTTGAAAAAGGAAAAACAAGTGACCTGGTTAAATCTGAATATGGTTACCACATCATTAAAGTAACGGACAAGCGTGAAAACAAGTTCGAAGACAAGAAAGAACAGATCGAACAAGAGCTTAAGCAGCAAAAAGCGAAACCTATCACTGAAATCTTAGAAAAGCTGAAGAAAAAAGCAGATGTTCAAGTAAAAGATAAAAAATTAAAAGAACAAATGGAAAAGAAAGCTGAACAACCTCAAATGCCACAAATGCCTCAACAATAA
- a CDS encoding YkvA family protein: MKQNTIGNYFNKMKEKANAVLESSTQTGELVTEAEKKSSQTDKQGLSNLGSQVKALVRMVKSYKKGDYRDVSKKSLLLVIAGLLYFVSPIDAVPDFLIGAGLLDDATVLAFIFSTLSTEISAFQTWEEEKEEEDKYIKPTP; this comes from the coding sequence GTGAAACAAAACACAATCGGCAACTACTTTAACAAAATGAAGGAAAAGGCGAATGCAGTACTCGAAAGCTCCACTCAGACGGGTGAACTCGTTACAGAAGCTGAGAAAAAAAGTTCGCAGACAGATAAACAAGGTTTAAGCAACTTAGGCTCTCAAGTAAAAGCATTAGTTCGAATGGTGAAGTCATATAAAAAAGGCGACTATCGTGATGTCTCCAAAAAATCTTTACTATTAGTCATCGCAGGACTTCTGTATTTTGTTAGTCCTATTGATGCAGTACCTGATTTTCTAATTGGAGCAGGACTATTGGATGATGCCACTGTCCTGGCGTTTATTTTTTCAACGTTATCAACCGAGATTTCAGCTTTTCAGACGTGGGAAGAAGAAAAAGAAGAAGAGGATAAATACATAAAGCCAACTCCATAG
- a CDS encoding YtxH domain-containing protein yields MSKQKSMVVGFALGTVVTAAATLLSTPKAGKEVRKDLKVNMDKMKSTFSSIKRDGIQLRAKIRFANKEKEEALQETAASTIEETPEEMEQEIK; encoded by the coding sequence ATGTCTAAACAAAAATCCATGGTAGTAGGTTTCGCATTAGGAACGGTGGTTACTGCAGCAGCTACTTTGCTTTCAACACCTAAAGCAGGTAAGGAAGTTAGAAAAGATCTGAAAGTAAATATGGATAAAATGAAATCAACGTTCTCCAGCATCAAGCGTGATGGCATTCAGCTACGAGCAAAGATCCGATTTGCTAATAAAGAAAAAGAAGAGGCTCTCCAAGAAACGGCTGCTTCTACCATTGAAGAAACACCTGAAGAAATGGAGCAAGAAATTAAATAA
- a CDS encoding ABC transporter ATP-binding protein gives MKPILEVTDLTGGYLPNQPVIHHLDFTVKENEIVGLIGLNGAGKSTTIKHVLGLMEPMSGTSKIEGQTFREEPENYRSQFTYIPEMPILYEELTLWEHLELTAMAYGLEEQTFLTRVRPLLEEFRMDNKIKWFPSQFSKGMKQKVMILCALLVEPKLYIVDEPFVGLDPLGIQSFLEYMVKFRNNGAGVLMSTHILSTAERYCDRFLIMHEGRLVLSGTLEELRVRSGLENATLDEIYLYVARGKVT, from the coding sequence ATGAAACCAATCCTTGAAGTTACAGATCTAACAGGAGGGTATCTTCCTAATCAGCCTGTTATTCATCACTTAGATTTCACGGTGAAAGAAAATGAGATAGTAGGATTGATCGGCTTGAATGGAGCCGGTAAAAGTACAACCATCAAGCATGTGTTAGGTCTTATGGAACCTATGTCAGGTACTTCTAAAATTGAAGGGCAGACGTTTCGGGAAGAACCTGAAAACTATCGAAGTCAATTCACTTACATACCAGAGATGCCGATACTTTATGAAGAACTAACATTATGGGAACATCTAGAGCTAACAGCAATGGCATATGGACTAGAAGAACAAACCTTCTTAACACGTGTCCGTCCCTTACTTGAAGAATTTCGTATGGATAATAAGATCAAGTGGTTTCCGAGTCAGTTCTCAAAAGGGATGAAGCAAAAAGTTATGATCCTTTGTGCACTTCTAGTTGAACCTAAGTTATATATCGTGGACGAACCGTTCGTTGGTCTTGATCCATTAGGTATTCAATCCTTTCTTGAATATATGGTTAAATTTAGAAATAACGGTGCTGGCGTGTTGATGTCGACTCACATTTTGTCTACGGCAGAAAGATATTGCGACCGCTTTTTAATCATGCATGAAGGAAGGCTGGTATTAAGCGGAACGTTAGAGGAACTACGTGTAAGAAGTGGGCTAGAGAATGCAACGTTGGATGAGATCTATCTCTATGTAGCAAGAGGTAAAGTCACATGA
- a CDS encoding MDR family MFS transporter — translation MRWKDWDANLKVRLIGEFFVNLLFWMFFPFMAIYFSDEMGKTTAGILLVLSQVVGVITNLVGGYCADKYGRKKMMVISAWGQAITFIFFCLANSPWMDSPILTFIAFSALGLFGSLYWPASHAMIADVVEEKHRSEVFAVFYTSINISVVFGPVLGSIFFFSYRFELLLACLLVSVVLAVVLAKYIRETVPVKKEVLEQVGTDKNWFQAIGEQLKDYRVIASDKLFLLFILAGILVAQTFMQMDLLLAVYTTEKVPEQSLFAIGNWDISLTGEKVFGYLISLNGLMVALCTVWMAKWMNRFKEGRVFILSALLYGVSMLVFGSTTMMWILFAAMVIFTTAELMVVGIQESFISKLAPENMRGQYFAAAGLRFTIGRTIAPISIPLTMWIGFENTFYLLFVLAVMSAGLYYLMFRAFDKKVESHKSETESKAKPALS, via the coding sequence ATGAGATGGAAAGATTGGGATGCTAATCTAAAGGTTCGTTTAATTGGAGAATTTTTTGTAAATCTATTATTTTGGATGTTCTTCCCGTTTATGGCGATTTATTTTTCGGATGAGATGGGGAAAACTACGGCTGGTATATTATTGGTCCTGTCACAAGTTGTAGGTGTCATTACTAACCTTGTAGGTGGCTATTGTGCGGACAAATATGGAAGAAAAAAGATGATGGTCATTTCGGCGTGGGGGCAGGCAATAACGTTTATCTTTTTCTGTTTGGCTAACTCGCCGTGGATGGATTCGCCGATCTTAACGTTCATAGCCTTTTCAGCGTTAGGATTGTTTGGTTCTCTTTATTGGCCAGCAAGTCATGCGATGATCGCAGATGTTGTAGAAGAAAAGCATAGAAGTGAAGTGTTTGCCGTATTCTACACATCGATCAATATATCGGTGGTGTTTGGACCGGTATTAGGAAGTATCTTCTTTTTCTCTTACCGTTTTGAACTATTGCTAGCATGTTTGCTCGTAAGTGTTGTGTTAGCTGTCGTGTTAGCGAAGTACATTCGTGAAACAGTTCCGGTAAAGAAAGAAGTATTAGAACAAGTAGGAACTGATAAGAATTGGTTCCAAGCGATCGGGGAACAGTTGAAAGACTATCGAGTGATCGCGAGTGATAAGTTATTCTTGCTCTTTATTTTAGCGGGTATTCTTGTAGCTCAGACTTTCATGCAAATGGATCTACTCCTAGCTGTGTATACAACGGAAAAAGTACCAGAGCAATCGCTTTTCGCCATTGGCAATTGGGACATTTCGTTAACCGGTGAAAAGGTGTTTGGTTATCTGATCTCGCTTAACGGACTGATGGTAGCTTTATGTACAGTTTGGATGGCTAAATGGATGAATCGTTTTAAAGAAGGAAGGGTCTTTATCCTTTCAGCACTTCTATACGGTGTGTCGATGCTTGTATTCGGAAGTACGACAATGATGTGGATTCTTTTTGCCGCGATGGTCATCTTTACAACGGCTGAGCTGATGGTAGTTGGAATTCAAGAAAGTTTTATTTCTAAGCTTGCTCCTGAAAACATGAGAGGGCAATACTTTGCAGCAGCAGGTCTGCGCTTTACAATCGGACGTACGATCGCACCGATCTCTATTCCATTAACAATGTGGATTGGTTTTGAGAATACGTTTTATCTTCTATTCGTATTAGCGGTAATGAGTGCTGGGCTCTATTACTTGATGTTTCGAGCATTTGATAAAAAAGTGGAGTCCCACAAATCGGAAACAGAATCTAAAGCTAAACCTGCACTTTCATGA